One Candidatus Desulfatibia profunda genomic window carries:
- a CDS encoding substrate-binding domain-containing protein, with protein sequence MSIDLKGEVIIFHAGSLARPLEAMADSFRVQHPGILLVRRAGGSAELARLIALRKMPVDIFASADYMVIDEILMPVHAGWNMWFAANQMVLCYIEKSRYAAEVGPENWYHILTRPHVAWGHTDPHLDPCGYRSLMVMQLAEVHYQQSGLYRNLLASRPRDKVMPNAAELIARLQEGALDYAWEYLSVAMQHGLKYVDLPQEINLGNPGLDWFYRRAKVEVSGAQSGTSVVKVGQSCTYGVTMITDGPNPRSAEAFLSYLLDKEGGFQILRQMGLPPMEPPLVAATAMKAKLPAALRERVKVVGQE encoded by the coding sequence ATGAGCATAGACTTAAAAGGGGAGGTTATCATCTTCCACGCCGGGTCTCTTGCGCGGCCCCTTGAGGCAATGGCCGATAGTTTTAGAGTCCAACATCCCGGCATCCTGTTGGTGCGCCGTGCCGGTGGGAGCGCCGAACTGGCGCGCCTCATTGCACTCCGGAAGATGCCCGTAGATATTTTTGCTTCGGCCGACTACATGGTTATCGACGAAATATTGATGCCCGTGCACGCCGGCTGGAACATGTGGTTCGCGGCTAACCAGATGGTGCTGTGCTACATCGAAAAGAGCAGATATGCTGCTGAGGTGGGTCCAGAGAACTGGTACCACATCCTGACACGCCCTCATGTGGCTTGGGGGCACACCGACCCGCACTTGGATCCCTGTGGCTATCGCAGCTTGATGGTCATGCAACTTGCCGAGGTTCACTACCAACAGTCCGGATTGTACCGAAATTTATTGGCCTCCCGGCCCCGGGACAAAGTCATGCCTAATGCCGCCGAACTGATCGCAAGACTGCAGGAGGGCGCCCTGGACTATGCTTGGGAGTATCTGTCCGTGGCAATGCAGCACGGCTTAAAATACGTGGATCTGCCCCAGGAGATCAATTTGGGGAACCCCGGGTTGGACTGGTTCTACCGTAGAGCCAAGGTGGAGGTGAGCGGCGCACAGTCGGGCACAAGCGTCGTAAAGGTCGGTCAGAGCTGTACCTATGGCGTGACCATGATTACGGACGGCCCCAATCCCCGGAGTGCCGAGGCTTTTCTATCCTACCTGCTGGACAAAGAAGGAGGTTTTCAAATCCTCAGGCAGATGGGGCTGCCGCCCATGGAACCGCCTTTAGTGGCTGCCACCGCGATGAAAGCCAAACTGCCTGCGGCGCTGCGTGAACGGGTGAAGGTGGTCGGACAGGAATAG